The Oryza glaberrima chromosome 9, OglaRS2, whole genome shotgun sequence genome includes a window with the following:
- the LOC127784120 gene encoding nicotinamide/nicotinic acid mononucleotide adenylyltransferase-like isoform X3: MLLCGSNLLESFSTPGEWIPDQIRTICKDFGVICIRREGKDVEKIISSSETLSECRDNIISVDEIVPNQISSSRVRECIKRCLSIKYLICDEVIQYIGEHKLYKEAGGSDTR, encoded by the exons ATGCTTTTATGCGGTTCTAACCTGCTCGAATCATTCAGCACCCCAGGAGAGTGGATTCCTGATCag ATCAGGACCATATGCAAGGACTTTGGTGTTATTTGCATACGTAGAGAAGGAAAAGatgttgagaaaataatatCCAGCAGCGAGACACTGAGCGAATGCAGG GACAATATCATTTCAGTTGATGAGATCGTTCCAAACCAAATAAGTTCGTCCAGAGTAAG AGAATGCATAAAAAGATGCCTATCAATAAAGTATCTAATCTGTGATGAAGTCATCCAATATATTGGAGAACACAAACTCTACAAGGAAGCTGGTGGCAGTGATACAAGATAA
- the LOC127784120 gene encoding nicotinamide/nicotinic acid mononucleotide adenylyltransferase-like isoform X2 → MEEEVELPLPTEKLAVDPGREGGEQGVAVLVATGSFNPPTYMHLRMFELAKDELQQRGYCVLGGYMSPVNDAYKKKGLLSAAHRIRLCELACESSSFVMIDRWEAMQKGYQRTLTVLSRIRNALCKDGLADGGI, encoded by the exons atggaggaggaggtggaatTGCCTCTCCCCACGGAGAAGCTCGCCGTGGATCCGGGCAG ggagggaggagagcaaGGTGTGGCTGTGCTCGTGGCCACCGGGAGCTTCAATCCTCCCACCTACATGCATCTGCGCATGTTCG AACTGGCAAAGGATGAGTTGCAGCAGCGAGGGTATTGTGTTTTGGGTGGTTACATGTCTCCAGTGAACGATGCATACAAGAAGAAG GGTCTCTTATCTGCAGCCCACCGAATTCGCTTATGCGAACTAGCGTGTGAAAGCTCATCTTTTGTTATGATTGATCGATGGGAG GCAATGCAGAAAGGTTACCAACGCACCTTGACTGTTCTCTCGAGAATTCGGAACGCTTTGTGCAAGGATGGTTTAGCTGATGGAGGCATCTAG
- the LOC127784120 gene encoding nicotinamide/nicotinic acid mononucleotide adenylyltransferase-like isoform X1 → MEEEVELPLPTEKLAVDPGREGGEQGVAVLVATGSFNPPTYMHLRMFELAKDELQQRGYCVLGGYMSPVNDAYKKKGLLSAAHRIRLCELACESSSFVMIDRWEVTLFHSAYMSWWTLAFRVQNVVSPLCRQCRKVTNAP, encoded by the exons atggaggaggaggtggaatTGCCTCTCCCCACGGAGAAGCTCGCCGTGGATCCGGGCAG ggagggaggagagcaaGGTGTGGCTGTGCTCGTGGCCACCGGGAGCTTCAATCCTCCCACCTACATGCATCTGCGCATGTTCG AACTGGCAAAGGATGAGTTGCAGCAGCGAGGGTATTGTGTTTTGGGTGGTTACATGTCTCCAGTGAACGATGCATACAAGAAGAAG GGTCTCTTATCTGCAGCCCACCGAATTCGCTTATGCGAACTAGCGTGTGAAAGCTCATCTTTTGTTATGATTGATCGATGGGAGGTAACTTTGTTTCATTCAGCTTATATGTCCTGGTGGACTCTAGCATTTCGTGTACAAAATGTTGTGTCCCCTTTGTGCAGGCAATGCAGAAAGGTTACCAACGCACCTTGA